Below is a window of Pyrobaculum aerophilum str. IM2 DNA.
AAGACTCAGGAGGAAGTTCACAATGGTTGTGGTTAAGGGAAGTCCCAGCGTGATGGGGATGATACAGAAAGTAAATGACTGGGTTACTTGGGGCGAAATAGACGCCGACACTCTCGCCGAGGTTTTGCGGAAGCGGGGGAGGATCGTCGGCGACAAGCCGCTTACTCTTGAATACCTCCAGAAGTGGGGGTGGCACTCTTTTGAGGAGATTGCTCTGGCGTACGTGGCCGGGGAGATAGATTCGCTGTCATGCGGCAAAAAGATGAGAATAAAAGAGGGAGAGAGGCCGCCGTGCATTCCCTATTTAAAGCCGTTTTTCAGATTGCACCCGCCCCGCGGCGGCTTAAACAGCGTTAAGCTACACTTCTCAGTTGGCGGCGATTTGGGGTACAGAGGCCCCCTAATTAATGATTTAATCCGCCGAATGCTTTAAACATTTCTGTAGAGCCGCCTTAATTCTAGCCGCAGTCTCCTCGGGAGTAGTGTCCAGTGTAAATAGCGACGCTCCCAACTCGGCGCCGGCTGCATGTTTAAGCTTCCCGTCTGGCCTATACATGCCGTATATTTCAAAGTGTAAGTGGTAGTACTGCGTTGGCCGTGGAAGCGGCGCTTGGTGGAGCACCATTATATAGGGCATTGGTATCCCCGCCACTTGTTTTAAGGCGCATAGCGTTATTTTCAACGCCTCGGCTAAATCCGCCACCTCCTCGTCTGTTAACTCAGTGAGCAGGCTTCTGTGCCTCTTGGGGTATATGTGGACTTCGTGGGGCCATTTCGCATAAAACGGCACAAACGCCTTCCAATTGCGGTTTTGGAAGACAAGGCGTTTTTCCTCTTTTTCTACAATGCGGCAGTGGAGGCACGAGCCGTGTTTTACATACCACTCGTAGGAGGCTTGAAGCTCTGCGCGGACTCTTGGGGGAACCACCGGAAGTATGTATATTTGAGAGTGTGGGTGGGTGAGGGAGACTCCAATCTCCTTACCCTTGTTTCTAAAAAAGAGGAAGTATGCGGCGTTGCCCTCTTTCTCGGCTTTTCTCTGAGCCTCAGCCACCGCCGTCAAAATCTTTTTTATTTGGCCTAGGGGCAAGTCGCTGAGGTCGTCAACATCGTGTTGAGGGGTTTCCACCACTACTAGCGAGGAGCCGCGCGCGGGGATTACCTCATATAAATCTTCGGCTGTCGGCTCTGGGGGGTTTTCCGTAACCACGGGGTATCTATTTGGGAGTATTAGCACGTCCCACCCGCGGCCGGTCTCGGGGGCGCCGGGGCAGAAGGGGCATGCGCCCTCTGGTTGCCAGGGGCGTTTAAGCCTGTGGGGCGAGACTAAGATATACTCCCCCGTGAAGGGGTCTTTCCTAATCTCCATATTTAAGCCCTTCGTCTACTTCAACGGCCCACCACTTCACGGCGCTTGAGCGCCTTCCTATTTTCTCGGCGGTTTCTCTATTGGGAGCCAAGGCGATTACTACGCCTCCAAGACCTGCGCCTGAGAGCTTAGCCCCATATGCGCCGGCGTTTACAGCCTCTTCTACTAGGCGATCTAACTCCGGCAACGACACGTCGTACAGCTCGGATAGGAGTCTGTGCTGTAGCAACATCTCGGCGCCTACTTTTCTCAAAATCTCCTCTGTCGGCAAGTCTCTGCGTTTTAAATATGCAAGCGCCCTTTCGGTGGATCTCTGCATTTCTAAAGTGAAGAGTACTCTTTCCCTCAAGGGGCTTGGCAATTTTTCCACTGCATTGGGCTTGTCGTATAACACGCCCCAGGGGAAGTCCCAATACCCCTCGCTGTAAATGCCCAGCTCTGCCTTTAACATCTCCACGGCTTGTTGAAGTTCCGCCTGCCGTTTTGAGTGTACCTCAGCGGTGCTGTGCCGAACGCCGCTGTCTAACACGACAAAAACTCCTCCCGGCATTTCCAACGCCTCTACTCTCACCGGGGGCTTAGGGTGTATCACGGCTACTTTCCCAAAGGCGGAGCCGTATTGGTCAAGCCTCCCGCACGGCACGCCTAAGATCTCCCTTTCAGCCACATAGGCCAGCTCGGCCACAGTGGCTCTGTCAGCCTCGCGATTAGCGAGCCTCAACGCGGCTGCTATTAAACTTACTAACAACGCGGCGCTACTGGCCATCCCAGCCCCTATGGGTATGTCGGAGCGGACCACTGACTTAAAGCCCCTGAGGTAAACGCCGTGTTTCCACAGCGCCAGGACTGCCGCCTTTACGTAATCACAGAAGGTCCTCCCGGCGATTTGCGGGTCTTGGAAAATGCACTTCTCTCCTGTGTTTAACGACTCTATTTCAAAGACCTTGGACGCCTCCATTTCCACCCGCGTCCTCATGTTCACAGCCACAGAGACCACGGGCAGGCCTTTATAGTCCTGGTGGGTGTTTAAAAAGTCCAGCCGGCCCGGGGCAGAGGCCTTTACCAAAGCCTCCACACTAATACGGCCGCTATTGCAAACATTAAAACCCACATGACTGGATTTGACCTAATCACCTTGTTGCCGTCTAGTGGGGGCAAGGGCAGTAGGTTAAATAACGCAAGCCACGCGTTTATATAGGCGAAGAAATGCCAGAAGTAAGATTGCGTGGCTGTCAATAATGCCAGTCCCAAGATGGCGAAGGCTATATTGGCGAGAGGCCCAGCCGCCGCTATGAAAAACATGTCGCGTTTCTCATCTCCCTGCCTATACAACCTATACGGCGACACTACCACGGACCCAGGCGCGGCGAATACGAAGCCGAAGAGTAGAGGGAAGATTATCGCCAGAGGAAGTAAGTAATAGTCTGCTTTATACATGGCGAAGTACCCAAGCCTCTTCGCCACTTCTCTATGCGCCAATTCGTGGCCAATAAAGGCAAAGAGGAGTACAAACGCTACATAGGGCATTAACGACAGAACTCTAGACCAATTCAACCCGCGGGCCATGTCGCCGGAGAGAGCTATTGAAAATCCCAGAGTTAATACTAACAAAGATATCGCCATGTCAATAAGCTCTTGTCTCCTCTCCTCATACACGTTTCTCTCGAATTCCAGATTTATAAATCATTGCAACAGTAAATGTCGCCGCTCGCGAGCTTGCACAGCGGAAGTAACTCCAAATGCTATTGCAACTTATAGGGCCTCTGGCCATTTCGCCTTTCAGAGCCGCCTATATCATCCTTGTCAGAATCTTAATTGCCCTGTCAACATCGCGCCGGGAGATGAGGTAGACGCCAGGCTTGTGTCTAACCGCAACGCCCCGCTCAACAAGCGCGTTTAATATCTTCCTCACCTCGGCGTTGCAACTGCGATCTACCCCGCAGAGATCTACTATTCTCACAGCCACTACTGTTCCACGTTCTTTCTTCTTGAAGTGAAGGTAATATATAAGCGCAGACATTTGCTTGAACACGTTATTAATAAGTCAGTTAAAAGCAACTGCTGTGTCGGCTCCGCAGACGGTAAGAACTCTATATATACCCGTCGTTTAGAGCCATGGATTTGGTAAAGAGGGTACTCTCAGTGAGGGCGGCCACAACGCCGAGGAGGGGGCCGGGAGGCGTTTTGTACTACCTCAGCGACGTGACTGGGCATATGCTTTTGTGGAAATTCGACGGCGGTAAACACGACGTTGTCTTGCCTTGGGACGACAGAATTGGCGACTACAGAGTTTCAAAAGATGGGGCGCTGGCCTTTGTTTCAGATAAAGACGGCGATGAGAAGTGGCGGTTATATTTGGCGGACAATGAGGTTTACGAAATTTCTGCCGAGGGGGTGAACAACCTCGGCGCTTGGTCGCCAGACGGCTTAAAACTAGCCTTTACGTCAACTAGAGATGGCCAATCTGATTTCAATGTATATGTTTATGACAGGTCTTTAAGAAAGGCGGAGAAAATCGCCGAAATCCCCGGCATAAACGTCGTTGAGGAGTGGAGCGAGGCGGGCGTGTTTATTACTCATTACGAGACTAATTTAGACAGCACTATATATTTGTATAAAGACGGCCAGTTGAGGGAATTAACAAAACACAGCGGCGAGGCCTTAAACCATTCTCCCCGATACGTGGGCAACGGCAAGCTCTTATTCCTCACAAACGCCGACTGGGAATACGTGGGGATAGCGCAAATGGACTTATCCACTGGCAACTGGAAATATATTGTACAGCTCGACAGAGACATAGAGCATTTCGACGTCTGGGGGAGCTATTTAATATTTGCCGTGAATGAGGAGGGAAGGTCTGGGCTTTACCAAATGCACATCCCCTCAGGCCTCACGTATAAACTCGCCTCGCCTAGCGGCGTCGTCACGCATTTAGATTTTAAAGACGGCGTTCTCGCCTTTTCTCTGTCAAGCATAAACAAGGGGCATGAGGTCTACATATATCAACAAGGCGCCGTGAGGCAAATAACCCACTCCCCCAAATTCGGAGCGCCGATTCATAATATCCCGGAGCCGGCGTCGGTGTGGTACCCCAGTTTCGACGGCAGAAAAATTCAAGCAAATCTCTACTATCCCCCCGGCGAGGCAAAGGGAGTAGTAGTGTACCTACACGGAGGGCCTGAAAGCCAAGACCGCCCGGAGTTCAAGCCCCTAATCGCGGCGCTTTTAATAGCGGGATATGCCGTGGCAGCCCCCAACTACAGAGGCAGCACCGGCTTCGGCAAAACCTTCACTCACCTAGACGACTTAGAGAGGCGGTGGGACGCGATAAAAGACGTCGTGGCGTTTGGAAAATGGCTCGAATCCCAGGGAATAGCTAAGAAAAAGCCCTGCGTCTTAGGGGGATCTTACGGGGGATACTTAACGCTTATGGCCCTGGCAACAGCCCCCGAGATGTGGAGCTGCGGCGTTGAGATGGTGGGAATTTTCAACTTAGTGACATTCCTCGAGAGAACCGCCCCTTGGAGGAGGAGGTACAGAGAGGCCGAATACGGCTCATTAGATAAGCACAGAGAGCTATTGCAGCAGCTCAGCCCAGCTACACACGTGGAGAAAATCCAAGCGCCGTTGCTGGTTGTACACGGCGTCAACGACATAAGAGTGCCGCTGTACGAAGCCGAACAGTTAGTACAAAGGCTGAGAGAACTGGGCAGAGACGTTACGTTTATAGTACTCCCCGACGAGGGGCACACTATCACTAAAATTCACAATAGAGTGCGCGTCTACAGCGAGGTAATTCAGTTTATTGAAAAACAGTTCAGCGTTTAAGCTGTGGAAGGGGGAGGGGAGGATTAGGCGATAAAAAACCTTTTTTCAATTTTCAGTTTTAGCTCTGTTGATTGTCATTTTGTACCTCTTGCTTTTGCGGTTTACCCTCCCTCCACTGATCTATGGCATCTTTCAGCGCCTTAAACCGGCGCAGGGCGTCTAGCTGGTCGGCGTTAAGCCTCACTTGGCCCCTCTTGGCCTCCCCGGTCAGTGTCCTCAGTATGGCGACTTCTACGTCGTCTTTGACCGTCGGCCGTGCTATT
It encodes the following:
- a CDS encoding S9 family peptidase — translated: MDLVKRVLSVRAATTPRRGPGGVLYYLSDVTGHMLLWKFDGGKHDVVLPWDDRIGDYRVSKDGALAFVSDKDGDEKWRLYLADNEVYEISAEGVNNLGAWSPDGLKLAFTSTRDGQSDFNVYVYDRSLRKAEKIAEIPGINVVEEWSEAGVFITHYETNLDSTIYLYKDGQLRELTKHSGEALNHSPRYVGNGKLLFLTNADWEYVGIAQMDLSTGNWKYIVQLDRDIEHFDVWGSYLIFAVNEEGRSGLYQMHIPSGLTYKLASPSGVVTHLDFKDGVLAFSLSSINKGHEVYIYQQGAVRQITHSPKFGAPIHNIPEPASVWYPSFDGRKIQANLYYPPGEAKGVVVYLHGGPESQDRPEFKPLIAALLIAGYAVAAPNYRGSTGFGKTFTHLDDLERRWDAIKDVVAFGKWLESQGIAKKKPCVLGGSYGGYLTLMALATAPEMWSCGVEMVGIFNLVTFLERTAPWRRRYREAEYGSLDKHRELLQQLSPATHVEKIQAPLLVVHGVNDIRVPLYEAEQLVQRLRELGRDVTFIVLPDEGHTITKIHNRVRVYSEVIQFIEKQFSV
- a CDS encoding site-2 protease family protein — encoded protein: MYEERRQELIDMAISLLVLTLGFSIALSGDMARGLNWSRVLSLMPYVAFVLLFAFIGHELAHREVAKRLGYFAMYKADYYLLPLAIIFPLLFGFVFAAPGSVVVSPYRLYRQGDEKRDMFFIAAAGPLANIAFAILGLALLTATQSYFWHFFAYINAWLALFNLLPLPPLDGNKVIRSNPVMWVLMFAIAAVLVWRLW
- a CDS encoding 50S ribosomal protein L30 is translated as MMAQQEKVVYPRYAVIRLRGIPTTPRDIAVTLDLLRLRRKFTMVVVKGSPSVMGMIQKVNDWVTWGEIDADTLAEVLRKRGRIVGDKPLTLEYLQKWGWHSFEEIALAYVAGEIDSLSCGKKMRIKEGERPPCIPYLKPFFRLHPPRGGLNSVKLHFSVGGDLGYRGPLINDLIRRML
- the galT gene encoding galactose-1-phosphate uridylyltransferase; this encodes MEIRKDPFTGEYILVSPHRLKRPWQPEGACPFCPGAPETGRGWDVLILPNRYPVVTENPPEPTAEDLYEVIPARGSSLVVVETPQHDVDDLSDLPLGQIKKILTAVAEAQRKAEKEGNAAYFLFFRNKGKEIGVSLTHPHSQIYILPVVPPRVRAELQASYEWYVKHGSCLHCRIVEKEEKRLVFQNRNWKAFVPFYAKWPHEVHIYPKRHRSLLTELTDEEVADLAEALKITLCALKQVAGIPMPYIMVLHQAPLPRPTQYYHLHFEIYGMYRPDGKLKHAAGAELGASLFTLDTTPEETAARIKAALQKCLKHSAD
- a CDS encoding galactokinase family protein, which encodes MEALVKASAPGRLDFLNTHQDYKGLPVVSVAVNMRTRVEMEASKVFEIESLNTGEKCIFQDPQIAGRTFCDYVKAAVLALWKHGVYLRGFKSVVRSDIPIGAGMASSAALLVSLIAAALRLANREADRATVAELAYVAEREILGVPCGRLDQYGSAFGKVAVIHPKPPVRVEALEMPGGVFVVLDSGVRHSTAEVHSKRQAELQQAVEMLKAELGIYSEGYWDFPWGVLYDKPNAVEKLPSPLRERVLFTLEMQRSTERALAYLKRRDLPTEEILRKVGAEMLLQHRLLSELYDVSLPELDRLVEEAVNAGAYGAKLSGAGLGGVVIALAPNRETAEKIGRRSSAVKWWAVEVDEGLKYGD